The Limisphaera ngatamarikiensis genomic sequence ACCCCCCACCACCGGCACGCCCGGATACGCACGGTTCCATCCCTTCAACCAGGTGTCCACGTCCAGCGTCAGCGGATCCATGAACGCCAGCCAGCCCCGGCTCTCCTCCCGCCGCACACCCGTCCGGGCCTCCCACCACGCCGGCTCCGTCGCCTGTTCCACATCCAACTGCCGCACATGAAAGGCCCGAACCTCCGATCCCGGTAATGCATACAGGCCCAGCGCAAACCCACCCCGACCCTCAAACTCCTGCGCCCCCGCAATCACCGTGCTGGTGGTGCAACCCGCCAAAACCGGCACCCTCGCATGCAACTGCAAGATCTCCAACAACGCCGCCGCCCGATCGGCCCAGCCCGGCGTCACAAACAACAAACCCAGCGAAGCCGGCCGACCCAGCCGGTTCCGGAGCCCTTCAGCCCACCCGGCCACCGCCGCTTCCTCCCACCGCCCACCCCACCAACCTGCCACTGCATAACAACCGCTCACGCCGGCAACATACGGCACCCGAACCCGGAAGCAAGCCATGCGCAAGCCCGCACCCCACCGCACCCCGCAGCCCGCTCCATCCCCAAGCGGCTCGACACACCCCGGCTCCCCGCCTAGATTGCACCACGATGCCGGGTAACGGATCCAATCTGGTTATCGCCGGTCGCACCTTTCGGTCGCGCCTGATCCTGGGCACGGGCAAGTTCGCCTCGCCCGAACTCATGCGCGATGCCCTCGAAGCCAGCGGCGCCGAAATGGTGACCGTCGCCCTTCGCCGCGCCGACCTGAGCGGCCGACACGACCCCTTCGCCAACATCCTCGAATTCATTGATCCCGACCGATACCTCATCCTGCCCAACACCAGCGGCGCCATGAATGCCGAGGAAGCCGTGCGTCTGGCCCGCCTGGCCGCCGCTGCCGGCCTCCCCAGGTGGGTCAAACTCGAAATCCATCCCGATCCCCGCTACCTGCTGCCCGACCCCATCGAAACCCTCCGCGCCGCCGAGATCCTCGTCCGCGAAGGGTTCGTCGTCCTGCCCTACATCAACGCCGATCCCGTCCTGGCCAAACGCCTGCAGGAAATCGGTACCGCCACCGTCATGCCCCTGGGCGCACCCATCGGCTCCAACCGCGGCCTCCAAACCCGCGACCAGATCCGCATCATCATTGAACAGGCCACCGTACCGGTCGTCGTCGACGCCGGCCTCGGCGCACCCAGCCACGCCGCGGAAGCCATGGAAATGGGCGCCGACGCCGTCCTCGTCAACACCGCCATCGCCGTCGCCCCCGACCCCTGCGGCATGGCCCGGGCCTTCAAACTCGCCGTCGAAGCCGGACGCATGGCCTACGAAATCGGCCTGGCCCCCGCCCAGTGGGAAGCCAGCCCCACCAGCCCGCTCACGGCCTTCCTCGGTTGACCATGCGCCCCCCGCTCCTGAGCCGCCAACGCGCCCGGACCCTGCTCCGGACCGCCCGCCAGCGGAACATCCTGGTCGTGGGCGATGTCATGCTCGACCGTTTCATCTGGGGACACGTGTCCCGGATCTCCCCGGAAGCGCCCGTCCCCGTCGTCGAGTTCGAACGCGAGAGTTTCATGCCCGGCGGCGCCGCCAATGTGGCCCGTAACCTCGCCGCCCTCGGTTGCACCGTCCAGCTCTTTG encodes the following:
- a CDS encoding thiazole synthase; translated protein: MPGNGSNLVIAGRTFRSRLILGTGKFASPELMRDALEASGAEMVTVALRRADLSGRHDPFANILEFIDPDRYLILPNTSGAMNAEEAVRLARLAAAAGLPRWVKLEIHPDPRYLLPDPIETLRAAEILVREGFVVLPYINADPVLAKRLQEIGTATVMPLGAPIGSNRGLQTRDQIRIIIEQATVPVVVDAGLGAPSHAAEAMEMGADAVLVNTAIAVAPDPCGMARAFKLAVEAGRMAYEIGLAPAQWEASPTSPLTAFLG